A genomic region of Anopheles aquasalis chromosome Y, idAnoAquaMG_Q_19, whole genome shotgun sequence contains the following coding sequences:
- the LOC126579902 gene encoding uncharacterized protein LOC126579902, whose protein sequence is MLIVLLPIVTAQTIKIDNIDQPILAVSKGIGRIQIGTKYYIHHFNISRWKQSMQEIEEDFEELPYNQFTAIIGERMDEIHQSINYLQNRRSKRWDTVGTVWKFIAGNPDANDLRMINNSINDLVKNNNIQVTFNFDLNLKIQEALHKTTQALNISNKHSKELSAVNVYLHINHFARYLESIVETVALGKSGIFNKNILSQEELAILLHDLDQEHIKTNSIAEALSFASVTITSNAHELALLIKMPKVDPRNFTKTLVFPIVQSNHTILHLPEIMFLVNAAECYIVKTLDLTIYKKDAVKIDTSTCAPNLLKGLTADCDYISNPIAEEIVNIDNNHILMNTVSNFELITNCGIADRNLTGSFLFTYENCQLLVNKSIISNGVQHLPVKPIPLQLDGIVIKQNKGLLNVSLDYLHQAHLETRKELDMIHLQNNSIQWPHLTIFGGIAVMPMIIVIIVALVIWHRRRIAITMHTATVIPMQATAQVLTDERRRELEAYLGTPTPLREL, encoded by the coding sequence GCTCATTGTTTTGCTACCAATTGTGACCGCACAAACCATCAAGATAGACAATATTGACCAGCCAATCTTAGCAGTGAGCAAAGGAATAGGAAGAATCCAGATCGGTACTAAATATTACATCCATCATTTCAATATCTCACGATGGAAACAATCTATGCAAGAGATAGAAGAAGATTTTGAAGAATTACCATACAACCAGTTCACGGCTATCATAGGTGAGCGAATGGATGAAATCCATCAATCGATAAATTACCTGCAGAACAGAAGATCGAAACGCTGGGATACAGTAGGGACAGTTTGGAAATTTATAGCTGGAAACCCAGACGCTAACGATCTAAGAATGATCAACAATTCCATAAATGATCTTGTTAAGAATAACAACATTCAGGTAACGTTTAATTTTGACCTTAACTTAAAAATTCAAGAGGCCTTGCATAAAACCACGCAAGCTCTAAATATTTCCAACAAGCATTCGAAAGAATTAAGTGCAGTAAATGTATACTTACATATTAATCATTTTGCAAGATATCTAGAGAGTATAGTTGAAACGGTAGCACTAGGTAAATCAggcatttttaacaaaaatataTTAAGTCAAGAGGAGCTAGCAATATTGCTGCATGACTTAGATCAGGAacacataaaaacaaactcaatCGCTGAAGCTCTATCATTCGCTTCTGTTACCATAACATCGAACGCGCATGAACTCGCCCTGCTAATCAAGATGCCGAAAGTAGACCCTCGTAACTTCACAAAAACGCTCGTGTTCCCGATTGTGCAGAGCAACCATACAATCCTGCACCTGCCCGAAATAATGTTTTTAGTAAACGCCGCCGAATGTTACATAGTGAAGACATTAGATCTCACTATCTACAAGAAGGACGCTGTAAAGATAGATACTTCTACATGTGCCCCAAACCTCCTTAAAGGTCTTACCGCAGATTGTGATTATATCAGCAACCCCATAGCCGAAGAAATTGTAAACATCGACAATAATCATATCCTCATGAATACAGTGAGCAATTTTGAACTGATTACCAATTGCGGAATTGCAGATAGAAATCTGACAGGATCCTTTCTCTTCACTTATGAAAACTGTCAGCTATTGGTGAACAAATCCATAATATCCAATGGAGTACAGCATCTCCCCGTAAAGCCAATTCCCCTACAGTTAGATGGGATagtcataaaacaaaataaggGGCTGCTTAACGTCAGTTTGGATTATCTACACCAAGCACATCTGGAGACGAGAAAAGAGTTAGATATGattcatttgcaaaacaatagcaTCCAATGGCCGCATCTAACGATCTTTGGAGGCATAGCAGTTATGCCCATGATTATCGTGATCATCGTTGCACTCGTAATTTGGCACCGCAGAAGAATTGCAATTACCATGCATACTGCAACTGTAATCCCAATGCAAGCAACGGCACAAGTACTTACTGACGAACGAAGAAGAGAACTCGAGGCATACTTGGGCACGCCAACACCACTTCGAGAGCTTTGA